Proteins from one Procambarus clarkii isolate CNS0578487 chromosome 72, FALCON_Pclarkii_2.0, whole genome shotgun sequence genomic window:
- the LOC123773625 gene encoding uncharacterized protein isoform X2, with the protein MLHLAAGVLDIQNKLHYCPHEADNDVVPEAAGPPHRLTSTVCDAAPQEPTTPRAGDNEHALTELENLGDSRNVEEIYIPAGKILGREAMDLCSLSDLESSRDLPGRKYDDTLSGSVSPGSQTSDLQRSCSSTSSCADFSPTEAREDLVLGEPSASQMLAAPRLTYTTQNDALMSDSGISEHGTTESEYSDSLESDEENGRDASDTSRHADQHADEAAPVCESLDEYETDRLLSNDDNSTDLSWYDPLSNDFFISFTFANNDQSLVEFQPTKQGVGLFSRRSANRHRPLKQLKSHKRQIDKNEQTPTSYDPSSSDSYDTCQKILNDSSSPNQIEKRTGNLEFYGKPEDFDRLTEDPVNALGTPPCEDDFYMQVMPLFPELGVTRKVMRIDYDFEMRDDLWGYSSTEPYFDALTGRRILSTIYEFEVSSDEETDTVSVAELCGASEEETSMSYDHRLNDIAEEEHDADDTGGDGEHDADDTGGGERDSDSFASEITANDKDFEGNLMAKEVGVEPECGSAHASANPCVPGAPSGTASESDDGVTESGVPPRPSSDSDSAPTVMQAGQTSSPGGQSSSAAAAYLPNINTEDPSTIPDAQASTPHGGDASEHPNASSGADDASTHVETRAMGPADASSTADTSSTADTGLISAADGNLSVSLHPDHGVTSGTYTTGTTDVDTGDAADVTDAADRTGSADSARITTTNITRATNIDALSTGNTDINRGDTDVTCKDNTDITNMGSTDVTYKTDVVLECDFPCIIESDITSTRDQYIIEAGDGDINAGGSDINAGDSDIKADDSDINVDSDIKVGDSDINVDNDINAGDSDINAGDSDINAGDSDIDAGDSDINVGNSDINVGNSDINAGDSDINAGESDINAGDSDINADNGDINAGDSDINAGDSDINAGDSDINAGESDINTDETDVYTDETNFNADLTDIYADTFDSTSTSNTDITGVDDTDITEGSKTPISILGNTEMSVSNKTDSTNAHDIISAGISDVTHTNGPVAPSTGNTDFTSTGNTDITSISNADIASTGNADSASTGNTDIPSTGNADTSTADTMASTVDAGIMAATNSNNVNTAPRVENILTTFDSAVAGQETSRQSSEVIDVSSVSSSKFSVDEGLAVPSSVAVTDRSVLSHSPRRSVELEAEDSESVSRAVALMEEDVVRVADVIIVAHAGTSVADTGDNQTDIDASIHCADSPSASQDVGSNASRNKADSTITETAASRFTVTSPRDHLHADTRQLGSASGREGKRNDADMQILSPDRPGLGARSAPKSELTITNEGPHMPGEGRQCEDVICIKEAPRPQEGAFSKALTTYCSDRRAGSSTAGSLGEQPPCAIENKSQENERTTSNKDATSALVVREDTDQTPQVHDKSNAAIQETVTTHHICTTETNTSGITSQSLGGGGEDSKNETVPPVCHNTQQTEAVSDLDVPPPKPKRLFLRRMSSERKLKLHNDSPISEEDGNADSSTPPKRPLRRKESLRQQNTMPRKSNKSVPPTNLDKEHEPLAVENEAGEHCGSSPVGVEARGARRCKQAGTVPRPYDSGNKRLLGNSKHSGDARSGSGDAAAVTEVLARETRTTEVPDGAITPDSHTQDNASGLGTNRTLEGSADGSEVLSEEVLLDFKISSGDSDQYHTKAAACLDKHISSPSSIKKLTNHSLDSNRSPRVEKSKNLSKCEVTKAVEIKVTEGNSETSGKKIQNNKDNIFIPSLQASKEITNNIGDNSQVFNNSHQTEPDVKSLSERILTPENTECPRPPERRKRSPSKLPNGVYLERTTDAMDVKAPGVSKPMVPERTYRRYKSLPRQRKPKAAPSPTSPTRIPRKPVGRAASTATCRPQHSPSGLKFSSPEVTSLTHYDHPTAPRPAERASVMLLMEHLREHVPRTIDWSAITPRLRQRDRAASDGSIHNNVKRRISLKRTGSLKKLYSSIQRNFINNVRNSDVNESVICLPRPKIFGRKQRRYDMKLSPDIPSEIPQLEPYSDSSSVDLVENLPDVYLFHSKLEFFEDKTFPSPVERKRVASESECRDEKVLGEDVPPVPLRRHKRARNRTLVIEASEEHGENAAGSQELLDKTADLSNDRKTSVPAEDIVVVHESCSVARQRFFSSLEPGTQGETGNKELNTQRINHNTSQLCTNDRTEPDNAQASSARSKLNPDMPRCERDFPEDRVPSPPAEAAGGDAGDNGDLDEALLALADALSHVTHSESDDVDSVGTCITHISEDVLHPTLSRGQTTSKNPESDSHDPDTTSTNIYNASDTLNRWMHDPFCDTDEGLRAGDPSQDLMQFDKSGEDQSTTAGSPGVETAVGPCWEPPAVSLQTWEERQGLPREEFPPLHLRKPHEDGIVAKLVGASRSTSKTDQDTPSPGPPADSEKEDGHRHHQHQQHQQEEEKQKAEEDRAQQDRCVEVYPETVRQRQRNMMASSGKVDIKNWNSSGNNNNNESQMSPAKVKKFLPSVKALRNQFEAGKTNNRSESNGGVTNTGNGTLSHRSSGSTSSLASSTLEKTSSTNSLNSASDSMENLLSPSFENQRQVDPEEPVEPIFNQFKKVDEELKDLMSRPPSTTGWNPRPLLKRLYYTPEVPKIQSQGTTYINIEGFLEKLPSGRKKATFWNAWKRRYFVAKDGVLYYYQNTQAEKPSMKMTLMGGKVECMEPNMIGVDDGKGHYVVVRCSSRQEAERWRRALETHTVEDFASQYVQPWPMPTSPALLRDTLVIDLGSASVRAGVLASQATLPQVFLPSVVATERETRRQVWGFDALAPDVRAASSVSFPIRPSHKITKYSVDLSAISSLLQKTFADLKVDPKNYHIQLSVPRVLNNNTQTELLRVLFDKFGVRSVNLTHQSILALYAYNATSGIVVDIGERMDIVPVIDGYIVDGGVSRVPYGGYRILDHLRQFLYMRNVSLINEVESYIIRHVLENICYCAHHYNTEKARCTNNPDLYEKDVSLAEYFHTKDCPFETISLDFGRFQATEGLFNPDAWGLDHPGLHKLVHKAIMECSMDIRKEMSRSIFLAGGVTQLPGLVDRLTTEIDNLTPPAIRPKVHASPYRYHAAYIGACVLAESPAFVQSRISREDWNKHGNAALRKWSL; encoded by the exons ATGTTACACCTGGCTGCAGGAGTACTCGATATCCAGAATAAACTCCATTACTGTCCACATGAAGCTGACAACGACGTTGTCCCCGAGGCGGCCGGACCTCCACACCGTCTGACTTCGACTGTGTGTGATGCGGCGCCCCAAGAACCAACTACTCCCCGTGCAGGAGATAACGAACATGCCCTGACAGAGTTAGAGAACCTCGGGGACTCCCGTAATGTCGAGGAGATTTATATTCCTGCCGGTAAGATTCTTGGGCGCGAAGCGATGGATCTCTGTAGCTTATCAGACCTGGAGAGTAGCAGGGATCTCCCCGGGAGGAAATATGATGATACCTTGAGCGGATCCGTCAGTCCAGGGAGTCAAACGTCCGACCTCCAGAGAAGCTGTTCCTCTACCTCCTCCTGTGCGGATTTCAGCCCGACGGAGGCCAGGGAGGATTTGGTGTTGGGTGAGCCATCAGCCTCCCAGATGCTGGCGGCACCCAGACTGACGTACACGACGCAGAACGACGCCCTGATGTCGGACAGCGGCATCTCTGAGCACGGCACTACGGAGTCCGAGTACTCGGACTCGTTAGAATCTGACGAGGAAAACGGGCGCGATGCGTCTGACACGAGCCGACATGCAGATCAACATGCTGATGAAGCCGCGCCGGTCTGCGAGAGCCTTGATGAATACGAAACAGATAGATTATTAAGCAACGATGATAACTCTACGGATTTATCGTGGTACGATCCACTGTCCAATGACTTTTTTATTAGTTTCACTTTTGCTAATAATGATCAATCTCTCGTAGAATTCCAACCTACGAAGCAAGGTGTAGGCCTCTTTAGCCGCCGCTCTGCTAACCGCCACAGACCACTGAAACAGCTCAAGTCTCACAAAAGGCAGATAGATAAGAACGAGCAAACACCCACTTCCTATGACCCAAGCTCCAGCGACTCGTACGACACCTGTCAAAAGATACTGAATGACAGCTCGTCTCCAAATCAAATAGAGAAACGGACAGGAAACCTGGAGTTCTACGGGAAACCGGAAGATTTTGATCGTCTAACAGAGGATCCGGTAAATGCTCTTGGAACCCCTCCTTGTGAAGACGACTTCTACATGCAGGTCATGCCCCTCTTCCCCGAGCTCGGTGTGACTCGCAAAGTTATGAGGATCGACTACGATTTCGAGATGCGAGACGACTTGTGGGGCTACTCCAGTACCGAGCCGTACTTCGACGCGCTAACTGGCCGCCGGATCCTCTCCACGATTTACGAGTTCGAAGTGTCCTCTGACGAAGAGACGGACACAGTGAGCGTGGCGGAGCTCTGTGGGGCTAGTGAGGAGGAGACGAGCATGTCGTACGACCACAGACTCAATGACATCGCCGAGGAGGAACATGATGCGGAtgacactggtggtgatggtgaacatgatGCGgatgacactggtggtggtgaacgTGATAGTGACAGTTTTGCGAGTGAAATAACGGCGAACGACAAAGATTTTGAAGGCAATCTAATGGcaaaagaagtgggagtggaacctGAATGTGGATCAGCCCACGCCAGTGCTAACCCGTGTGTTCCCGGCGCTCCTTCAGGCACTGCCAGTGAAAGTGACGACGGCGTGACTGAAAGTGGTGTCCCTCCCAGACCTTCTAGTGATAGTGACTCGGCCCCTACCGTGATGCAGGCAGGCCAGACTTCCTCCCCCGGAGGCCAGAGTTCCTCCGCTGCTGCCGCCTACTTACCGAACATCAATACAGAAGACCCTTCTACCATTCCGGACGCCCAGGCCTCCACACCACACGGTGGAGACGCCAGCGAACATCCCAACGCCTCCAGCGGTGCTGACGACGCAAGTACACACGTCGAAACCCGAGCCATGGGACCCGCTGACGCCTCCAGCACTGCTGACACTTCCAGCACTGCTGACACTGGACTCATAAGTGCAGCTGACGGTAACCTGAGTGTCTCACTTCATCCTGACCACGGAGTTACGTCTGGTACCTACACCACAGGGACAACTGACGTTGACACAGGAGACGCAGCTGACGTAACTGACGCAGCTGACCGTACAGGCTCAGCTGACAGCGCCAGGATAACAACCACTAATATTACCCGAGCGACTAATATCGACGCTTTATCAACAGGTAATACTGACATCAACAGAGGCGATACTGACGTCACTTGCAAAGATAATACTGACATCACAAACATGGGCAGTACTGATGTCACATATAAAACGGATGTCGTCTTAGAATGTGATTTTCCTTGTATAATCGAAAGTGACATCACTAGTACACGTGATCAGTATATCATCGAAGCTGGTGACGGTGACATCAATGCGGGCGGTAGTGACATCAATGCGGGCGATAGTGACATCAAGGCAGACGATAGTGACATCAATGTAGACAGTGACATCAAGGTAGGCGATAGTGACATCAATGTAGACAATGACATCAATGCAGGCGATAGTGACATCAATGCGGGCGATAGTGACATCAATGCAGGCGATAGTGACATCGATGCAGGCGATAGTGACATCAATGTAGGCAATAGTGACATCAATGTAGGCAATAGTGATATCAATGCAGGCGATAGTGACATCAATGCAGGAGAAAGTGACATCAATGCGGGCGATAGTGACATCAATGCGGACAATGGTGACATCAATGCAGGCGATAGTGACATCAATGCAGGCGACAGTGACATCAATGCAGGCGATAGTGACATCAATGCAGGCGAAAGTGACATCAATACAGACGAAACTGATGTATATACAGACGAGACTAACTTCAATGCAGACTTGACTGACATCTATGCAGACACATTTGACAGCACTAGTACAAGTAACACTGACATCACAGGCGTTGATGACACTGACATCACCGAGGGTAGCAAGACTCCCATCAGTATTCTGGGAAATACTGAGATGTCAGTGTCAAACAAAACTGACTCTACGAATGCACATGACATCATTAGCGCCGGTATTTCTGACGTCACTCACACTAATGGTCCAGTAGCTCCTAGCACAGGTAATACTGACTTCACCAGCACAGGTAATACTGATATTACTAGCATAAGTAATGCTGATATTGCCAGCACTGGTAATGCTGATAGTGCTAGCACAGGTAATACTGATATTCCTAGCACAGGTAATGCTGATACAAGCACAGCTGATACAATGGCAAGCACCGTTGATGCTGGCATCATGGCTGCAACAAACAGCAACAATGTAAACACAGCCCCAAGAGTTGAGAATATTTTAACGACGTTCGACAGCGCAGTAGCTGGCCAGGAGACGAGTCGACAATCCTCAGAAGTCATCGACGTGTCTTCAGTCAGCAGCAGCAAGTTCAGTGTAGATGAAGGTCTTGCGGTCCCCTCCAGTGTCGCCGTGACTGACAGGTCTGTCTTAAGTCACTCTCCAAGACGTAGCGTGGAGCTAGAAGCGGAAGATTCGGAGTCTGTCAGTCGAGCTGTGGCCTTGATGGAAGAGGATGTTGTCAGAGTAGCTGACGTGATTATTGTTGCTCATGCAGGCACATCCGTCGCAGACACAGGGGATAATCAGACTGACATTGACGCCAGCATTCACTGCGCTGATAGCCCATCAGCATCacaagacgtaggttcgaatgcgTCTAGAAATAAAGCAGATAGCACCATTACCGAAACGGCAGCGTCTAGGTTCACGGTGACCTCTCCTAGAGATCATTTGCATGCAGATACTCGTCAGCTGGGCAGTGCCAGTGGTAGGGAAGGGAAGCGAAATGATGCAGATATGCAAATTCTGTCACCTGATCGTCCTGGGCTGGGCGCAAGGTCGGCTCCAAAGTCAGAATTAACCATTACAAATGAGGGGCCCCACATGCCTGGGGAAGGGAGGCAATGTGAAGATGTTATATGTATAAAAGAGGCACCAAGGCCACAAGAGGGAGCTTTCTCTAAGGCTCTTACAACATACTGTAGCGATAGGAGAGCAGGGAGCTCCACGGCGGGGTCTCTCGGCGAGCAGCCACCATGTGCAATTGAAAACAAATCTCAAGAGAATGAGAGAACCACAAGCAACAAGGATGCAACCTCCGCATTGGTAGTCAGGGAAGACACCGATCAAACACCACAAGTGCATGACAAGAGTAACGCTGCCATACAAGAGACTGTGACGACACATCATATCTGTACAACAGAAACGAATACTAGTGGAATTACCAGTCAGTctctgggaggaggaggagaggacagtAAGAATGAGACAGTCCCTCCTGTCTGCCACAACACGCAACAGACAGAAGCAGTCTCTGATTTGGACGTTCCTCCTCCAAAACCTAAGAGACTATTTCTACGTCGGATGTCAAGTGAACGAAAACTGAAACTGCACAATGACTCACCGATATCAGAGGAAGATGGGAACGCAGACTCCAGTACACCTCCGAAGAGACCACTAAGACGCAAGGAAAGCCTTAGGCAACAAAATACAATGCCTCGGAAGTCTAATAAATCCGTCCCACCAACAAATCTCGATAAGGAACACGAACCACTGGCAGTAGAAAACGAAGCTGGAGAACATTGCGGGTCAAGCCCAGTGGGTGTGGAGGCGAGGGGAGCGCGACGCTGCAAACAGGCTGGCACTGTGCCAAGGCCCTATGATTCAGGTAATAAGAGGCTGCTGGGGAATAGCAAGCACTCGGGTGATGCAAGAAGCGGGTCAGGTGATGCTGCCGCGGTGACGGAGGTGCTGGCTCGGGAGACCAGGACGACCGAGGTCCCTGACGGAGCCATCACACCTGATAGTCACACTCAGGATAACGCATCTGGTCTTGGAACAAATAGGACACTCGAGGGATCTGCAGATGGTTCAGAAGTTCTGTCCGAGGAGGTTCTCTTGGATTTTAAAATCTCCAGTGGCGACAGTGATCAGTATCACACTAAAGCAGCAGCCTGTCTGGATAAACATATTTCTAGTCCATCATCAATCAAGAAACTGACAAACCATTCTCTAGACAGCAACAGGTCGCCAAGAGTGGAAAAATCGAAAAATTTATCAAAATGTGAAGTGACAAAAGCTGTTGAAATAAAAGTTACAGAAGGTAATAGCGAAACTAGTGGCAAAAAGATACAGAATAACAAAGATAATATATTTATCCCTTCGCTGCAAGCATCAAAAGAAATAACAAACAATATTGGTGATAATTCTCAGGTTTTTAATAACTCGCATCAAACCGAGCCAGACGTCAAGTCATTGTCGGAAAGAATTCTTACTCCAGAAAATACAGAATGTCCTCGTCCtccagagagaaggaagaggtctcCTTCTAAACTGCCAAACGGTGTATACCTGGAGAGGACCACGGACGCCATGGACGTCAAGGCCCCAGGGGTATCCAAGCCTATGGTCCCGGAGAGGACATACAGGAGGTACAAGTCCCTCCCCCGGCAGCGAAAGCCGAAGGCCGCGCCCTCGCCCACCTCCCCGACCCGCATCCCGAGGAAACCAGTCGGAAGAGCCGCCTCCACAGCCACGTGTCGCCCCCAGCACAGTCCCAGTGGGCTGAAGTTTTCTTCGCCCGAGGTAACCTCCCTGACGCACTACGACCACCCGACGGCGCCACGACCGGCGGAGAGAGCCTCGGTGATGCTGTTGATGGAACACCTCCGAGAACACGTGCCTCGGACCATCGACTGGAGCGCCATAACGCCTCGCCTCAGGCAGCGTGATCGAGCTGCCTCCGATGGTTCCATCCACAACAACGTAAAGAGAAGAATTTCGTTAAAGAGAACAGGTTCTCTAAAGAAATTATATTCCTcgatacagcggaactttataaaTAACGTGCGAAATTCTGACGTTAATGAGAGTGTTATCTGTTTACCTAGACCTAAAATTTTCGGACGGAAGCAGAGGAGGTACGATATGAAGCTCTCGCCCGACATTCCTTCAGAGATTCCTCAGCTAGAGCCGTACAGTGATTCCTCGTCAGTAGACTTGGTAGAGAATTTACCAGACGTTTATTTATTTCATTCTAAGCTGGAGTTCTTCGAGGACAAAACGTTCCCATCTCCTGTCGAAAGGAAAAGGGTGGCTTCGGAAAGTGAATGTCGGGATGAGAAAGTACTCGGTGAAGATGTTCCTCCAGTTCCATTGAGAAGACACAAAAGAGCGAGAAACAGAACACTCGTCATAGAGGCTTCTGAAGAACACGGTGAGAACGCTGCTGGCAGTCAAGAACTTTTGGATAAAACGGCTGATCTCAGTAACGACAGGAAAACCTCAGTACCTGCTGAAGACATCGTCGTCGTGCATGAATCTTGTTCTGTTGCTCGACAACGGTTCTTTTCAAGTCTGGAACCAGGAACACAGGGAGAGACTGGCAACAAGGAGCTCAACACACAGCGCATCAACCATAACACGTCACAATTATGTACGAATGATAGAACTGAACCCGACAACGCTCAGGCTTCGTCAGCGAGATCGAAGCTCAACCCAGACATGCCAAGATGCGAGAGAGATTTCCCCGAGGATAGAGTACCTTCGCCTCCTGCTGAAGCTGCTGGTGGAGATGCTGGCGACAACGGCGATCTGGACGAAGCTCTGCTAGCTCTTGCTGATGCTCTATCGCATGTAACACACAGTGAATCTGACGACGTTGACTCTGTAGGAACTTGCATAACACACATCTCTGAAGATGTGCTCCACCCCACTCTCAGTAGAGGCCAGACAACGTCGAAGAACCCTGAGAGTGACTCACACGACCCAGACACGACTtcgacaaatatttacaatgcttCCGACACCTTAAATCGGTGGATGCATGACCCGTTTTGTGACACTGACGAAGGACTTCGAGCGGGCGACCCATCTCAGGACTTGATGCAGTTCGATAAGTCTGGCGAGGACCAGTCAACCACCGCTGGAAGCCCCGGCGTTGAGACTGCTGTCGGGCCATGCTGGgagcctccagctgtctctctccaaACCTGGGAGGAAAGGCAAGGCCTCCCGAGGGAGGAGTTTCCTCCATTACACCTTCGTAAACCTCACGAAGACGGGATAGTCGCCAAACTCGTGGGAGCTTCCCGCTCTACAAGTAAAACTGATCAAG ACACTCCTTCACCCGGCCCACCTGCGGACTCTGAGAAGGAAGACGGCCACCGccatcaccagcatcagcagcaccagcaggaggaggagaagcagaaggcGGAGGAGGACCGAGCACAACAGGATCGGTGCGTGGAGGTGTATCCTGAGACCGTCAGGCAGAGGCAAAGGAACATGATGGCCTCCTCAGGCAAG GTGGACATCAAGAACTGGAATTCCTCgggcaacaataataataacgagAGCCAGATGAGCCCTGCAAAAGTCAAGAAGTTCCTGCCTTCCGTCAAGGCTCTGAGGAACCAGTTCGAGGCTGGAAAGACAAACAACAGATCTGAAAGCAATGGCGGTGTCACCAATACGGGTAATGGTACCCTCAGTCACAGGTCCTCAGGATCAACATCATCCTTGGCCAGCTCCACCTTGGAAAAGACCAGCAGCACCAATAGCTTAAACTCTGCCAGCGACTCCATGGAGAACCTGCTCAGTCCGTCCTTTGAAAACCAGCGGCAGGTGGACCCTGAGGAGCCTGTAGAGCCCATCTTCAATCAGTTTAAGAAGGTGGATGAAGAGCTGAAGGATCTGATGAGCAGGCCGCCCTCCACCACAGGATGGAACCCG AGACCTTTGCTGAAACGCCTCTACTACACCCCAGAGGTGCCTAAGATCCAGAGTCAAGGCACCACTTACATCAACATTGAGGGCTTCCTGGAGAAGTTGCCCTCAGGGAGAAAGAAAGCCACCTTTTGGAATGCCTGGAAAAGACGGTACTTTGTGGCAAAAGATGGTGTTCTCTACTACTACCAG AACACACAGGCAGAGAAGCCCAGCATGAAGATGACGCTGATGGGAGGTAAAGTGGAGTGTATGGAGCCCAACATGATCGGAGTTGATGATGGG AAGGGGCACTATGTGGTGGTCCGGTGTAGCTCCCGACAGGAGGCTGAACGATGGCGAAGAGCACTCGAAACGCACACAGTAGAAGACTTTGCAAGCCAGTATGTCCAGCCGTGGCCCATGCCAACTAGTCCTGCCCTCCTCAGGGACACACTCGTCATTGACCTCGGATCTGCCTCTGTCAGGGCTGGCGTTCTTGCCTCCCAAG CGACCCTTCCTCAGGTGTTCCTGCCATCAGTGGtggccacagagagagagactcgACGTCAGGTGTGGGGTTTTGATGCCCTGGCTCCAGACGTCCGAGCTGCTTCCTCAGTTTCCTTTCCCATCAGACCCTCCCACAAAATTACGAAG TATTCTGTGGACCTGAGTGCCATCTCAAGTCTCCTGCAGAAGACATTTGCTGACCTAAAGGTTGACCCCAAGAACTACCATATCCAGCTCTCTGTACCTAGAGTCCTCAATAACAACACTCAGACGGAACTCCTGCGCGTCCTTTTTGACAAGTTCGGCGTCAGGTCCGTCAACCTGACTCACCAGTCCATCCTTGCACTTTATGCCTACAATGCCACCTCTGGGATAGTTGTGGACATTGGCGAGAGAATGGATATTGTGCCTGTGATTGAtg GATATATCGTGGATGGCGGCGTGTCCAGAGTGCCTTATGGTGGATACCGCATCCTTGACCACCTCCGGCAGTTCCTATACATGAGGAACGTGTCGCTCATTAACGAGGTGGAGAGCTATATTATCAGACAT GTGCTGGAAAACATCTGTTACTGCGCGCACCACTACAACACCGAGAAGGCACGTTGCACCAACAATCCCGACCTTTACGAAAAAGATGTCTCTCTGGCCGAATACTTCCACACCAAGGACTGCCCCTTCGA AACCATCTCGCTGGATTTCGGTCGCTTCCAAGCCACCGAAGGATTGTTCAACCCTGACGCCTGGGGTCTCGACCACCCTGGCCTGCATAAATTGGTTCACAAGGCAATCATG